TGATGGCCCGGTGACCCATGATGATCTCAACGGCTGCATCGCTTTTCGTGAAGAGATGGTGTTAATCACCAGCCTTGAACACAAGCCGATCATCAATGCGCGTGATACGCAGGGCGATACGTTGTTCGCCTTTCGTAACAGCTGCTCGTATCGCGTCAAACTGGAATCCTGGTATCGCGATAGCCAGACCGCGCCGGATAACGTGATGGAAATCCAGTCTTATCACGCCATGATGGCCTGCGTTGCAGGCGGTGCGGGTGTGGCGATGATCCCGGCATCGGTGCTGAACCAACTGCCCGGAAAAGTTCGGGTGCAGGAACATGCGCTACCCCCGGCGTATCGCGACACCGCAACCTGGCTGATGTGGCGTCGGGATGCGTTCACCCCCAATGTCGAAGCATTGAAGTATTTGATTATTGAATTATTTGATGACCGGCCGCTCAACGATGAGCTGATGCATCCGCTGCATGCGACCGAGTAAATTTAACCGTTATAAAGACCAACGGGCCGTTGGCCCGCATCTACAGAAAGAGGAATTGCATGAACATGATTAAAACCCGTGCCGCCGTTGCCTGGGCAGCTGGCGAACCACTGAAAATCGAAGAAGTGGATCTGATGCCACCACAGAAAGGCGAAGTGCTGGTACGCATCGTGGCGACCGGTGTATGCCATACCGATGCGTATACCCTGTCGGGTGCCG
This genomic stretch from Pantoea cypripedii harbors:
- the ptrR gene encoding putrescine utilization regulator PtrR, which produces MDLVQLRMFCSVAETGSLVRAAEQLHRVPSNLTTRLRQLEEELGVDLFIREKQRIRLSPMGHNFLNYAQRILALSDEALSMARAGEPGGNFALGSMESTAATRLPGLLAAYHQRFPSVALSLITGTSGEIIDKVREGTLAAALVDGPVTHDDLNGCIAFREEMVLITSLEHKPIINARDTQGDTLFAFRNSCSYRVKLESWYRDSQTAPDNVMEIQSYHAMMACVAGGAGVAMIPASVLNQLPGKVRVQEHALPPAYRDTATWLMWRRDAFTPNVEALKYLIIELFDDRPLNDELMHPLHATE